One region of uncultured Sulfurimonas sp. genomic DNA includes:
- a CDS encoding phosphoribosyltransferase family protein: MKKYKNILKNREDAAHKLIDVIPMQRLKEEAWSIVAVSKGGLELAYFIRNKLPNTLDFLFSEAIMAPNNDECEIARVSEREEIVINEQLVNTFGIQYDYIYGEAHRKHEEQILSYIYKYRKGRPFSSIKDKIVLLVDEGSETGMKFMTALKTVLAMKPKAVYIAVAVLPSDTLELLEPFADDIFFLYDIDDYVETALYYEELENVEEEKLEKYLGAKNEI; encoded by the coding sequence ATGAAAAAATATAAAAATATCCTTAAAAACAGAGAAGATGCGGCGCATAAATTAATAGATGTTATACCTATGCAGAGGCTAAAAGAAGAGGCTTGGTCTATTGTAGCTGTCTCTAAAGGTGGGCTTGAACTTGCATATTTTATAAGAAATAAACTTCCAAATACTCTTGATTTTTTATTTTCAGAAGCTATTATGGCACCAAATAATGATGAATGTGAGATAGCAAGAGTTAGTGAGAGAGAAGAAATAGTTATAAATGAGCAATTAGTAAATACATTTGGTATCCAATATGACTATATTTATGGAGAAGCTCACAGAAAACATGAAGAACAAATTCTGAGTTATATATATAAATATAGAAAAGGAAGACCTTTTTCTTCTATAAAAGATAAAATTGTTCTTTTAGTAGATGAGGGAAGTGAAACAGGAATGAAGTTTATGACTGCACTAAAGACTGTTTTAGCGATGAAACCAAAAGCAGTCTATATAGCAGTAGCAGTTTTACCTAGTGACACTTTAGAGTTGCTAGAACCATTTGCAGATGATATATTTTTTCTATATGATATAGATGATTATGTTGAAACTGCACTTTATTATGAAGAGTTAGAAAATGTTGAAGAAGAAAAATTGGAAAAATACTTAGGAGCAAAGAATGAAATATGA